In Streptomyces venezuelae, the sequence CACCGCCGCGCGCCGCGACCGTACCGACACGGTGCGCCGTCGCGCCCGGCGCGTCGGACGGCTGGGCGTCCTGCGCAATCCGGTCGTGGTGGCCGTACGTGATCTCGCCGTGCGCGCCACGCCGGCCCGGCTGGCGCTGCGCGGCATGGACGACCTCTTCGACGGTTTCCGCCTCCCCGTCGCATGACCGGGAGACCGATCCCAGGCAGGCAGGCCCGGACCGGGTGCTACGGGGTGGTGCGCGCCGGGAAGGAGAAGCCGTAGCCCTGCTCGGTGAGCCAGGGCAGGTACTCCTTCAGCGCGGCGACGGTCTCGCTGCGGTCGCCGCCCCCGTCGTGGAAGAGCACCGTCGGCTGCTGCGGGAGCTTGCCCTGCACCGTGGAGAGGATGGCCTTCAGGCCGGGCCGGCTCCAGTCCTTGGGATCGACGCTCCAGCCCAGCGGCCGCATCCCGCTCGCGGCGGCGATCGCGCGGCTGTCCGGGGTGAAGGCTCCGCCCGGCGCACGGTAGTAGGTCACGGGGACCCCCGGAACGGCCTTCTCGATCATGGCCTTGCCTTCGAGGATCTGCTGCCGCTGGTAGGCGACGGGCTTGTGGTCCATCGTGACGTCGTGGTCGACGGAGTGGTCGCACAGCTGGTGCCCGTCGGCGGCCACCGCGCGGACGAGCTCCGGGTACTTCTGCGCCTTGGTGCCGATCATGCAGAACGTGGCCTTGACGTGGTTCTTCCGCAGCGTCTCCAGGACCTGGGGCGTCCAGCGGGGGTCCGGGCCGTCGTCGATGGTGATCGCGACCTGGCGGCCCGCGCCCTGCGCCAGCCGGGAGATCCCCAGCGGGACCCCGGAGGCTCCCTGGGCGGCGCCCTGAGCCGCCCCCTGGGCGGCGCCTGCGGTTCCGGCCGGTGCGGAGTGTCCGGCGGGAGGCGCGTCCGGCGTGCGGCCCACCGAGCCGTCCGTGGCGGCGTACGCCGGGGTGCCCGCTGCCGCCAGGAGGCCCAGGAGTGCGGCCGCGGCGACGTACCCCGCCCGTCGACGACGTGCGGAACTGGTGGTGATGCGCATGGACGTGCTCTTCCTTTGCCCTCAGCCCCCGGATCTCGCTGG encodes:
- a CDS encoding polysaccharide deacetylase family protein — encoded protein: MRITTSSARRRRAGYVAAAALLGLLAAAGTPAYAATDGSVGRTPDAPPAGHSAPAGTAGAAQGAAQGAAQGASGVPLGISRLAQGAGRQVAITIDDGPDPRWTPQVLETLRKNHVKATFCMIGTKAQKYPELVRAVAADGHQLCDHSVDHDVTMDHKPVAYQRQQILEGKAMIEKAVPGVPVTYYRAPGGAFTPDSRAIAAASGMRPLGWSVDPKDWSRPGLKAILSTVQGKLPQQPTVLFHDGGGDRSETVAALKEYLPWLTEQGYGFSFPARTTP